The nucleotide window GGGTTTAGTAGAGATCACTTCCATGGTCCAAGTCCATACTCCATATGCCGACACCCACCAATAGTGGGTAGCCCACTCACAGCTCTACTATCCTCCACAACCCTCTCATCACAAATATTCAAGGTTGGCATTGGAGGGGTGGAGGTTTACACTGCCATAGGATATCCATGTCAATCGGAATTTATACATACAGTTTTTGGGGAGAGTATTCCAATTGAAGCTGCTGATGGGAGGTTGTGGTTTAAGCAGTATGGTGGTGTTTGATGGTTAGGGTTGGCCTTGTAACTATTGGGCAGTCTCCAAGGGTTGATGTTACTGGCGACTTGTTGAAGTTGCTTCCCAGTGGAGTGGAGGTTTTGGAGGCTGGAGCTCTAGATGAACTTAAGCCTGAGGAGATTGAGAAGCTTAAACCCATGTCTGGGGAAACAGTTTATGTAACTAGACTTAGGAGTGGTGTTGAAGTTAAGATTTCCAGGGAGAGGGTTATACCATTGGTGGGGGAATGCATATCAAAGATTGAGGGGGATGTGGATGTTATTGGGATATTGTGTTCAGGTGAATTCCTAGACTACCCATCATCTAAACCAATAATTTATCCTGAGAGGGTTTTGAAGGGGATGGCTTCAAGCATAGTTTATGGTGGGAGGGTTGGAATATTGATTCCAGCCGTTGAGCAGGTGGATTATGCTGGGGTTAAGTGGGGTGGATTGTTTAGGGATTTGCATGTATATCCCATATCGCCGTATACTTCAAGTCTAAGTGATTTTAGGGGGTTGGGTGGGAGGCTTAGGGGTGATGGTGTGAAGCTTGCAATTATGGATTGTATTGGATATACTCTTGGGCAGAGGGATGTTTTGAGGGGGTTTGGAATTATGGTTTTAACTGCGAGGACTGCTTTGGCTAGGGCTATATGTGAGCTTCTATGAGCCTCCCCTAACCTTCCCCACAATTTCATTTGCAAGTTTAATGTTGCATGAAGCAATATATTTCGCCCTTATATTATCTTGGAATTCTGGGTTGAATTCCCCTCCCCACTCATTCAATACCACTCCACCAGCTTCTTTAACCATGAAGCATGCTGCTGCGAAATCCGTTAATCTCAGTGCACCCCTCAAATCTATGAAGGCATCACATATACCTGCAGCTACGAAGCATGTTTCTAGGGCATCTGTCCCAATGAACCTCACATGCTTAGCTTCAGCTATGATTGGCTTAACTTTGTTGAAGTGCTCCATATACTTTCCCCTAATATTTAAATCCACAGCTATTAGTGCTTCGCTAACCTTTTCCACATTGCTTGGTTTAACCCTCCTCCCATTCAATTCCACACCAAACCCCCTAAAACCCATGAATGTGTCTCCAGTCACAATGTTTACCACGGCTCCACATATTATGCTGTTTAAATTGCCTTCTTCAGCTATGGCTATGGATGTGGAGTATATTGGGTACCCCCTATATGCATTTGTACTCCCATCCAATGGGTCAACTATTATTATTGGTTTCCCAGAACCATAAACATTCTTCCCAGTTTCCTCGCCTATGAATGTGAAGTTTTGTAGGTTTCTCTTAACCTCCAATAATAACTCCTCCTCTAATGCTAAATCTATCTTTCCACCCTCCTCTTCACTCAAGACCATATTTGTGGATTTAGCTTCCATAAGCATTTTTGAAGCTTTAACCCTAGACTTCTCAATAAGCCTTTTTAATAGTGTGTTCATGTTCATATTATCCACCAAGCATATACCTTGCAACTTCACTTATACTTCCAACCTCTAAAACCTTTACATTAAACCCATTACTCTTGAGGTAGCTTTCCAAGTTTACTATTGTGTATTTGTAGGTGATTATCTTCACATTCCCAACAATCTTCTCTATGGGTTGAAGTATGGGGATGTTGGATTGCCCTCTTGGAACTAGGAATAATTTGCATCCATCCCTCGCCGCTGCCACAGCCTTCTCCAATACCCCTCCAACACTCCCCACACTTCCATCTGGATTTATTGTTCCAGTAACGTATACTGTGCTATTCACCTTCAACCCCTTCACCGCTGATATTATGGCTATTGTTATTGCTGCCCCTGCACTAGGCCCATCCACCACTTGTATTGATTTGTCTGCTATGACTGAAACTATTATGTCAGCCCCCCTTAGGCTTATTCCAGTATACTTTTCAGCCACTGTTGCAGCTGTCCTTATGCTGGATTGGAGGTCTATTCCAATGTTTGGTTGTGTGTTTACCAGTATCCTCCCATTTCCAGGGGTTATTTCAACTTTAGCTTTCATGACAACCCCCTCATAGTAAGTTGTGAATATGTCTTCCTGCACTTCCCTTACCGCCACAATTTTAACTTCAGATGATCCTGATACAGCTCCACCAGCGCTGCCACTATAAGCGATTGTGGTGTAATATTCCAGTTGCCTCTTATAATACTCCAATTGTTGTGTTGTGTAGTTTAGTTGTGTTGAGAGTTGTGCAATCATGGTGTTGGCTTGGGATAGCTGTGTATATGCTTCTTCAAGCATCTTTGATAATGTTTGATTCCTCTGATTTAATGCTATTATGATTGATGTTGAAGCTGCATTCACCATTAAGCTTAATATTAGGATTACCGTTAGGAGTTTATTGCTGTTCAAGGCTTCATCCCCTCAGGAGATAGTTATCATTTTGCTTGGATATATTGTTTTGTGGTGAAATGTTTTCACCACCCCCCTGAAAATCGTTTTCCACGATCCTCCAGACTGGAGGCTAATGTTTATTCGTCTATTGTCGTATCCATCATCACATAACTTAAATACCCATATTCAGCATACTCTTTCTTGGGGGTTTTGAATAAGCCTCTTGCCTCAATAATTTCTGTTGGGATTTCCAAGTTTGGTAAGCGTGTTGGTTTGAGTGCTAGGGAGC belongs to Candidatus Culexarchaeum yellowstonense and includes:
- a CDS encoding AroM family protein, with the protein product MVRVGLVTIGQSPRVDVTGDLLKLLPSGVEVLEAGALDELKPEEIEKLKPMSGETVYVTRLRSGVEVKISRERVIPLVGECISKIEGDVDVIGILCSGEFLDYPSSKPIIYPERVLKGMASSIVYGGRVGILIPAVEQVDYAGVKWGGLFRDLHVYPISPYTSSLSDFRGLGGRLRGDGVKLAIMDCIGYTLGQRDVLRGFGIMVLTARTALARAICELL